Genomic window (Pirellulales bacterium):
GTCGCGATGGTCTTTATGGTGGAGCATTGCGCCGGCGGCCTCTTCGACATTGCTGTCGTGTTCGCGCAAGACCAAGTCCACTTGCGGACGCTCGAGCCGGAACGTGCCCAGGTCTCGCGGACTGGTGAGCAACTGCAACAGCGTCTTGTCGCTGGTCACTTCTGGTACGGCAAAGAGTTGCCGGCCGTCTGCATCTCGTATGTCGATGTCTTGCACAACGATCGACGATAGCCAGCCGAGCGAGGCCCCTCCGACAGTGATCGTGCCGTGAAATTTTCCTGTGGCGCGGGCTACAACGCGATTCAGAATCGGCCCGAATCCGACGATGACCGGTGCAAACCACAGCAGCGCGGGGAACCCAATGAGAATTGTCGCGGTGAACAGCCAGCGCCGGCGGCGACGGGGCCGAGGGGCCTCATCGGTAGGGGGCGGAGCTTTTTTTGTGCGGGCCGCGGTGGCCATGACCTGCTGTCCTGGGCAGAATGGCGTTTACAGATTAGATGCCGTTCGTCGCGCCTCGGGGACCTGCGAGCACACCCGGGCAGACGGGGGCATTCTAGGCGCAAATTCACGGCACGGCCTAGAGCGGATCGTCCGGCATTGGTACAGTCGATAGCAGCAGGCCGCGCTGTGGCCCGCCGCCGAAGATGCGGTGTGGTTGGCACCCGCTCGCCGCGGCCACGCCCAGACGCTTCCCAGTGCGATTCGACCTGCGACTTAAACTGCTAGCACCGACCCGCCCGCCCGGAGCAATTGGAACCATGGCCGACTACCCCAAGTTGTTTCGTGTTCGCCAGAAATTCGAGGCGCCGCACGTCGCCGACGTCGCGGCCGATGTCCGCAAGGAACTAACTCGTCTGAGCCTGGCAGACCGGGTTAAGCCGGGACAAACCGTGGCGATTACCGCCGGCAGCCGCGGCATCGCCAATATCCACCTGATCGTGAAGGCGACCGTCGACCACTTCAAGTCGCTGGGGGCCAAACCGTTCATTGTGCCAGCGATGGGCAGTCACGGAGGCGGGACAGCCGCCGGACAGCAACACATTCTCGAAGGTTACGGTATCACCGAAGAATTCTGCGGCTGCCCGATCCAGGCCAGCATGGACACAGTCGTTGTCTGTCAGACGGCGGAGGGATTTCCGGTTCACTTCGATCGATTTGCATTCGGCGCGGACCACGTCGTGGTGGTGGGCCGTGTCAAACCGCACACGGACTTCGTCGGCGACATCGAAAGCGGCTTGATGAAAATGATGCTCATCGGCCTGGGCAAGCACGAGGGGGCAAAAATCTATCACCGCGCGATTCAGAACTACAGCTTCGGTCAGATTGTCCGTAGCGTTGCGACCCAGGTTCTCGAGAAATGCCGCATCGTCGCCGGCTTGGCCATTCTGGAGAACGCCTACGACCAGACCGCCAAGATCGCGGCGGTTCGGCCCGAGGAATTCGAACCGCGCGAGAAAGAATTGCTGGTGCTTGCCCGGCAATGGCTGCCGCGGCTGCCATTTCGCACCTGCGACATTCTGTTTATCGACGAGATTGGCAAGAATATCAGCGGCGCCGGCATGGACACCAACGTCGTGGGGCGCAAGTTCCAGATGCACGCCCCCGGCCCTGATGAATACCCGAAGGTAAAGCGAATCGTCGTGCGCGGGCTGTCAGCGGAAACCAACGGCAACGCCTCGGGCATCGGCATGGCCGAGTTCTGCACCGTGCGCACCATCCGCGAGACGAACTTGGAATTCACGCGGATCAACTGCCTGACCAGCGGCCACGTGGGTGCGGCTATGATGCCGGTCGATTTTGAGACCGATCGCGAAATCCTCGACGCCGCCTTGCCGACGATTGGACTGACCGAACCGCCAGATGCGAAAGTACTGTGGATTCGCAACACCCTGGACGTGGCCGAAGTCGAGTGCTCGCAAGTTTACTTAGACGAGGCTCGCAGCCGCGACGATTTGGAAATCACCAGCGACCTGCGTGAAATACCGTTCGACGTGCAAGGGAACTTGCCGCGTACGGTATACGAGTTCGCCGAGATGGCCGGGGCGCGGCGATAGGTTCAGGCGTTCAGGGCAGTGCAATTGCTTCACGCTTCTCATAGGGATTGCGCTAATCCCGACTAGCCCCGATTTCTGACCGGGGTTGACCCAAAATCCGGGGCCACGTATCGTTGCGGCCCCTTCTGACTACGTTTCCAGCGACGCCAATTGGCAAGGAAGTCGAGGAGTCCTGGTATGCAAGCTGCTTCGCCCGTTTCCGCCTCGTCCGATCCCCAGACGGCAGGCGTTCCCCTGATCGATATGTCGCGCCAGTTTCAGCCGCTGGCCCAAGAAATCACCGAGGCCGTGGGACGCGTGCTGGCATCCGGCCGCTTTGTCTTGGGGCCTGATTGCCAGGCTTTGGAAAAATCGATCGCCGCCTACTGCCACGTCCCCCACGCGATCGCCTGCGCTTCGGGAAGCGACGCGATCTTGCTGGCGTTGATGGCACTCGGGGTCGGGCCCGGCGACGAGGTGATTCTGCCGAGCTATACATTCTTTGCCACAGCCGCCGCCGTGGCACGATTGGGAGGCAAGCCGGTATTCGTCGATATCGACGCCGCCACGTTCAATATCGATCCGGCGCTCGTGGAAAAGGCCCAAACTTCGCGCACCAAGGCGATCATGCCGGTTCATTTGTTCGGCCAATGCGCCGACATGGATGCGCTGCTTGCGATTGCCGCGCGGCACAAGCTAGCCGTTGTCGAGGATGCCGCGCAGGCCATTGGCGCCGAGCACAAGCACCGCCCGGCGGGCAGCATGGGAGACATCGGCTGTTTCAGCTTTTATCCGACCAAGAACCTTGGTGGCCCGGGTGACGGCGGCATGTTGTCCACGACGCGCCAGGACCTGGCCGATCGCCTGCGATTGCTGCACCAGCACGGCATGCAACCTCGCTATCACCACCAGGTGATTGGCGTCAACAGCCGGCTCGATACGTTGCAGGCCGCAGTGCTGAACGTAAAGCTGCCGCACTTGGATCGCTGGACCGCCCAGCGCCAACTGCATGCCCGCCGCTATCACGAATTGTTCGCGCAACAAGGCTTGGCAGACATTTTGGGTCTGCCCGTCGAGGCCGCCGACCGGCGCCACGTTTGGAATCAGTACGTCGTGCGGGTGCCGGACGGCCGTCGCGACGCGTTACGCGAGCACTTGTCGAAGCAGAAAATCGGCACCGAGATCTACTACCCGGTTCCGTTGCATCAGCAACAATGCTTCGCCTATTTGGGCTATACCCCTGGCAGTCTGCCCCTCACCGAGCAGGCGGCACGCGAGACGTTCGCGCTGCCGATCTTTCCCGAGCTCACGTTCGAGGAGCAGAAGTTCGTCGTCACCAAGATCGGTTCCTTCTTCGGCGTCAGTCAACAGCAACGGGTGCCGGCACCGAAGTTTCTCAAGCACGCTCAAGCGGCCGACGAATTGCGGACCGGTCGCAAGAACGTCTAACGAGCTGCGACCTTCGGCGGCAATTTATGCGGCGCGCGGTCTCTTCCCCGGACCCCGGCCAACTAATTGGTACATCAGGGAATTGCCCTGTTTTCCCGCGATTTTGGCGGCCCCCGTCTCGCGCAGACAATACGCCACGCGCTGCGCCATCCAGCGCGGTTTGCCGATCGCCTCGGCCAGCTGGCCCGTATGAAAGCGCTTGGGCAGGTCGCAGGCCAATAGACTGACCAAATCCGCGGCCGTGCGCAGCACTCGGCTTTCGGCCACGCACACCAGTAGTTGATCTTCGACCTGATGATCGTTCTTGCCCCAGCGCCGCCGCCGACCGTGCCCCGGGAAGCGGTATTCTTCCACGTCCACGAGCACCGCTTCGATCGATAGCCGCGGATGCGGGAAGACCTTGGTGAAGTAGACCATCTCGTGAAACAGATCGAAGATCTGGCCCCGCTTGGGGCTGCGTCTACGCGAAACGATTTTGCCCCCGCGGCGATGTCGCTTTACCAGAAACTTCTCGCGCACGATCGGCTTCACGACGCGCACCGTGTGTTCCTTCAGCAGTTCCGCGATCTTGAAACTGATCGCGCCTAAGCGGCCGTGTTGGATTTCGACCAACTCGTCACCCACCACAGCGTCGACGCGGTAGCGACCATAGCGAACCTCGGTTCGCGCGGCGGCGCCGGCGTAGAGCAGTTTCATTTCGCGGTGCAGGCTGGTTTCCATGCGGCTCGTCAGGCCTGTGGTGAGATGCCG
Coding sequences:
- a CDS encoding lactate racemase domain-containing protein, with protein sequence MADYPKLFRVRQKFEAPHVADVAADVRKELTRLSLADRVKPGQTVAITAGSRGIANIHLIVKATVDHFKSLGAKPFIVPAMGSHGGGTAAGQQHILEGYGITEEFCGCPIQASMDTVVVCQTAEGFPVHFDRFAFGADHVVVVGRVKPHTDFVGDIESGLMKMMLIGLGKHEGAKIYHRAIQNYSFGQIVRSVATQVLEKCRIVAGLAILENAYDQTAKIAAVRPEEFEPREKELLVLARQWLPRLPFRTCDILFIDEIGKNISGAGMDTNVVGRKFQMHAPGPDEYPKVKRIVVRGLSAETNGNASGIGMAEFCTVRTIRETNLEFTRINCLTSGHVGAAMMPVDFETDREILDAALPTIGLTEPPDAKVLWIRNTLDVAEVECSQVYLDEARSRDDLEITSDLREIPFDVQGNLPRTVYEFAEMAGARR
- a CDS encoding DegT/DnrJ/EryC1/StrS family aminotransferase; amino-acid sequence: MQAASPVSASSDPQTAGVPLIDMSRQFQPLAQEITEAVGRVLASGRFVLGPDCQALEKSIAAYCHVPHAIACASGSDAILLALMALGVGPGDEVILPSYTFFATAAAVARLGGKPVFVDIDAATFNIDPALVEKAQTSRTKAIMPVHLFGQCADMDALLAIAARHKLAVVEDAAQAIGAEHKHRPAGSMGDIGCFSFYPTKNLGGPGDGGMLSTTRQDLADRLRLLHQHGMQPRYHHQVIGVNSRLDTLQAAVLNVKLPHLDRWTAQRQLHARRYHELFAQQGLADILGLPVEAADRRHVWNQYVVRVPDGRRDALREHLSKQKIGTEIYYPVPLHQQQCFAYLGYTPGSLPLTEQAARETFALPIFPELTFEEQKFVVTKIGSFFGVSQQQRVPAPKFLKHAQAADELRTGRKNV